A single genomic interval of Oncorhynchus gorbuscha isolate QuinsamMale2020 ecotype Even-year linkage group LG25, OgorEven_v1.0, whole genome shotgun sequence harbors:
- the LOC124014412 gene encoding uncharacterized protein LOC124014412 gives MKDTHTLLNLLLLLLVYLAGSALTTDGGSGSINGPLELTIVGPDFVKVGVPRSFDCAAQCSPSCSYRMSIYGQIWQGNKLLFTARQWEESLNLTCTARNDDSGRSSTVSKILQVLAGPTNVSITGPALMTPGAPQSFQCNADCRPSCNYTWGIKGRWLGGQGSEITVTPEELATSVTLNCKAINSVSGLYAMATRKIPVTSGPSEVHIIGPESVAVGFKSMFQCIAKCTPACDYRWTIDGHTVHGSEMEMTVEQHVKSEKIMCHAQNTISTHFEVVTKTVRVEDTTEIS, from the exons ATGAAGGATACACACACCCTGCTcaatctgctgctgctgctgctagtgTACCTAGCAG GATCAGCTTTGACCACTGATGGAGGGAGTGGCAGTATCA ATGGTCCCTTGGAACTAACCATAGTGGGACCTGATTTTGTTAAAGTGGGCGTGCCACGCAGTTTTGACTGTGCCGCCCAGTGCTCTCCCTCCTGCAGCTACAGAATGAGTATCTACGGACAGATTTGGCAGGGCAACAAGCTGTTGTTCACAGCTCGCCAATGGGAGGAGTCCCTAAACCTTACATGCACTGCAAGGAATGATGACTCTGGGAGGTCCTCGACAGTATCAAAGATACTCCAGGTtttag CTGGACCAACCAACGTATCGATCACAGGCCCTGCCCTGATGACCCCAGGGGCCCCTCAAAGCTTCCAGTGTAATGCAGACTGCCGTCCCTCCTGCAACTACACCTGGGGGATAAAGGGCCGATGGCTCGGGGGGCAGGGGAGTGAGATTACCGTAACTCCTGAAGAGTTAGCCACCTCTGTTACCCTGAACTGCAAGGCCATCAACAGTGTGTCTGGGCTCTATGCCATGGCAACCAGGAAAATACCTGTGACAT CTGGTCCATCAGAGGTCCACATCATAGGCCCAGAATCTGTTGCAGTCGGCTTCAAGTCCATGTTTCAGTGCATTGCCAAATGCACTCCCGCTTGTGACTACCGCTGGACCATTGATGGTCACACTGTCCACGGCAGTGAGATGGAGATGACGGTCGAGCAACATGTGAAGTCAGAGAAGATTATGTGCCACGCTCAGAATACGATCTCAACTCATTTTGAGGTGGTCACCAAGACCGTACGGGTGGAAGAtacaacagaaatctcatga